A stretch of the Nothobranchius furzeri strain GRZ-AD chromosome 5, NfurGRZ-RIMD1, whole genome shotgun sequence genome encodes the following:
- the arid1aa gene encoding AT-rich interactive domain-containing protein 1A isoform X1: protein MAAQVASAATLNTSPPSELKKPDRVPKEDSGPGEKQSDKKQTGLDSGSPGRGELQDGTDGGNAGGGGEPEMKNGNGNPPRVNNNTPNDSVGPEGNNHPGFAHHHGPAFPPPSYGYSHHYGRAAFHQYGGQQSPGMAAAAGPGVQSSNMMDPYQPNSHEHGFSNHQFNNYNPFPNRTPYPGQAYAMNSPRSAQAPTAGGQPAKQQPPPGGPTAMAGSYSNQRYNIGNPQPTSTPTLNKLLTSPSATRGYQNYPSGDYSSQEGASKGPAEYGGSNPSWQQRSLHPSPMSPGSAGQPLARSQPPGPMDPMGKMRGQPYGSGSPYSQQSQQGPPAGPQPGPGYPGQAYGPPAPQRYPVGMQGRSPGGMGAMPYGPQMGAYGQPGPGGYSSQGQAPYYSQPGQTPHPGQQQTLYPQPSPGQAGRQSPYPGQPHPPTSAPHNQGGPAYQQPHMPPQSQGPLPGPSQGPPQSQPPYSQASAPQSSQSPYAQQQGPPSQTPQQSSSQAPPGSQGQTNYPGSTQGPPQPPSQQQQTSSHPQQPPGHSQHPQGQSAAYPQNTQQQAQQSPYQRFPPPQQQEISQDSFQSNAPPSTQPKPGPEDSQGRPSSLPDLSGSIDDLPTGTEGPEGALSPGVSTSGVSSSQGEQSNPAQSPFSPHTSPHLPGIRGPSPSPAGSPASASTPRTGPLSPANMPGTQMPPRPSSVHSDGNLHPGMSQSPMAQDRVPGFMPRNPQMPPYGSPQSASALSPRQSSGGQIHPGMAPFQNSSMSGYGPQGGQYGPQVGYPRQPAYGNMPNANYPGPAMGSMNPMAGQGGGPPYAGMPPGRMPPNQMGARPYGPNMGPNMPPNMGNMPPQVGSGMCPPPGMNRKPQDPTAMQHPSSNSMLNRMPGYPNMSQGMMGSGPPYSQPMNSMPGMMNTPGGSPYPMGPNMANNTSGMAASPEMNNKMNNKVDGSGTPKPESKSKKSNSSTTTSEKITRLYELGPEPDRKLWVDRYLAFVEEKAMGMTNLPAVGRKPLDLFRLYMSVKEIGGMTQVNKNKKWRDLATALNVGTSSSAASSLKKQYIQCLYAFECKIERGEDPPPEIFTDNKKNQAAKVQPPSPASLCSTAGSGSLQGPQTPQSTSSSMAEGGDLKPPTPASTPHTQMPPMPPGSRSSVNLQDPFSDGNDPAFPRKNMTPNATYPSGMNTPDMQGRMGPYEPNKDPFSNMRKVGEQFLPASQGPNSMVGDQQQQQPPQQQPPFSRGPPGAMGTMPMGPRQQYPYAPGYDRRPEQGMGPEANMGSGAPQPNPMMPANADAGMYSPNRFPPQQPRHDSYGNQYPGQGTPSTGSYPNQQPGSYPQQSYKRSIEGVFPPSKRHETEYSGSFPGGQQAPQQQQQGGASAPPSGQQESFNQYGVGSGPYPGPDRRPPGPGNQFPFPFGRERMQGASGPNAQPNMPPQMMQPGAEGAQGGMWQGPRDINYHNYPNRQGGPGGQPHGPGYPGMNRSEDMMSSEQRMNHDGQWGGQIGPRQPSYGPAGPGQPMPRSVQSNYQPPQGVQNHIPQVPSPASIPRPLENRTSPNKSPFIHGVMKMQKAGPPVPASHVVPPPVQSPLIRRDMPFPPGSVEASLPVLKPRRRLTLKEIGTPEAWRVMMSLKSGLLAESTWALDTINILLYDDNSIATFDLNTLPGLLELVVEYFRRCLIEIFGILREYEVGDPGQRTLLDPDALKQDLDSVEVDEQHLEDMEQEEADDEDEEETVRPPHVKEEEHQVQCSRGRDGKTEDDERKSKVSLSDQAASSLCLPAHDKPKQASKFDKFPLKVVRKKDPFVAAQSKNHGKVQEFDSGLLHWSAGGGDSTEHIQTLFEPRKDFLESRERIPLSTALLMRRVPEGDVRENGLPTEEENTKPEEEEEGQKQTDLEKNGSVGSSDEERQSDSDAKLAVGGPTSNQENRPILSSGSVLAQKAQPFGTILEDEPHSKDEGPLVTLATWQDSLARRCVCVSNIIRSLSFVPGNDHEMSKHPGLLLMLGRLILLHHWHPERKQAPLTYEKDEDSEEGMGQKDEWWWDCLELLRENTLVTLANISGQLDLSLYSESICLPLLDGLLHWAVCPSAEAQDPFPTLGPHSSLSPQRLVLETLSKLSIQDNNVDLILATPPFGRLEKLYGNLVRLIGDRKVAVCREMAVVLLANLAQGDTMAARAIAVQKGSVGNLLGFLEDSLAATQLQQSQSSLLHLQGMPFEPTSPDMMRRAARALLALSKVEENHSEFTLHESRLLDLSVSPLMNSLVSHVICDVLFLIGQS, encoded by the exons ATGGCCGCTCAGGTCGCCAGCGCCGCCACTCTTAACACTAGCCCGCCTTCTGAACTTAAAAAGCCGGATCGAGTGCCAAAGGAAGACTCGGGTCCGGGAGAGAAGCAGTCCGACAAAAAGCAGACGGGTTTGGACAGCGGATCGCCGGGCCGGGGGGAGCTGCAGGACGGAACTGATGGTGGAAATGCAGGGGGAGGAGGGGAACCTGAGATGAAGAACGGGAATGGGAACCCGCCCAGGGTGAACAATAATACGCCGAATGACTCCGTAGGACCGGAGGGAAATAACCATCCCGGTTTTGCGCATCACCACGGTCCCGCTTTCCCCCCACCTTCCTACGGATACAGTCATCACTACGGTCGGGCCGCTTTTCATCAATATGGCGGACAACAAAGCCCTGGCATGGCAGCTGCTGCGGGTCCGGGTGTGCAGTCGAGCAACATGATGGACCCGTATCAACCCAATTCACACGAACATGGCTTTTCGAACCACCAGTTTAATAATTACAATCCATTCCCGAACAGGACTCCGTATCCCGGCCAGGCGTACGCCATGAACTCTCCTCGCAGCGCTCAAGCGCCGACAGCTGGGGGGCAGCCAGCTAAGCAACAGCCACCACCGGGAGGACCCACGGCGATGGCTGGATCTTACAGTAATCAGAGATATAACATTGGGAACCCTCAACCAACATCCACGCCGACTCTCAACAAGCTCCTAACTTCACCCAGCGCTACGAGGGGTTACCAAAACTACCCGTCTGGCGACTACAGTAGCCAGGAAGGAGCTAGTAAGGGACCAGCGGAGTACGGAGGGAGCAACCCGAGTTGGCAACAAAGAAGCCTTCACCCGTCGCCAATGAGCCCGGGAAGTGCTGGACAACCGCTCGCTAGAAGCCAG CCTCCCGGTCCCATGGATCCTATGGGAAAAATGAGAGGGCAGCCATATGGATCAGGCAGTCCATACAGCCAGCAGTCACAGCAGGGGCCTCCTGCAGGTCCTCAACCTGGGCCGGGGTACCCAGGTCAGGCTTATGGCCCCCCAGCTCCTCAACGATACCCAGTGGGAATGCAAGGGCGTTCCCCAGGAGGCATGGGTGCTATGCCTTATGGTCCACAG ATGGGAGCGTACGGACAGCCGGGACCAGGGGGGTATAGCTCTCAGGGCCAGGCACCGTATTACAGCCAGCCAGGCCAGACTCCTCACCCAGGTCAGCAGCAAACCCTTTACCCCCAGCCCTCACCTGGACAAGCTGGAAGGCAGTCGCCTTACCCGGGGCAGCCCCACCCTCCCACTTCAGCTCCACACAACCAAGGAGGACCAGCCTATCAACAGCCCCACATGCCCCCACAGTCTCAGGGGCCACTGCCAGGCCCGTCTCAAGGCCCCCCCCAGTCTCAGCCGCCCTACTCTCAAGCGTCAGCGCCACAGTCCAGCCAGTCTCCCTACGCCCAGCAGCAGGGGCCTCCCAGTCAGACCCCGCAACAGTCAAGTTCCCAGGCTCCCCCCGGATCTCAAGGCCAAACCAACTACCCAGGGTCCACACAGGGCCCCCCGCAGCCCCCCTCACAGCAACAGCAGACGTCGTCTCATCCACAGCAGCCCCCGGGACACAGCCAACACCCACAGGGGCAGTCTGCAGCGTACCCTCAGAACACCCAGCAGCAAGCACAGCAGTCACCTTATCAGCGTTTTCCTCCTCCACAGCAGCAG GAGATCTCCCAGGACTCGTTTCAGTCCAACGCTCCTCCATCCACCCAGCCCAAACCTGGTCCAGAGGACAGTCAGGGCCGCCCATCCAGCCTTCCG GACCTATCAGGGTCCATTGACGACCTGCCCACAGGCACAGAGGGGCCAGAGGGCGCCCTGAGTCCCGGCGTGAGCACATCTGGTGTGTCGAGCAGCCAGGGCGAGCAGAGTAACCCCGCTCAGTCGCCCTTCTCCCCTCACACATCCCCCCATCTCCCAGGCATCCGAGGGCCCTCTCCTTCCCCTGCCGGCTCCCCAGCCAGCGCCAGCACGCCCCGAACAGGACCACTATCACCCGCCAACATGCCAG GGACCCAGATGCCTCCCAgaccgtcgagcgtgcactccgaTGGGAACCTGCACCCCGGCATGAGCCAGTCCCCCATGGCGCAGGACAGAG TTCCAGGGTTCATGCCCAGAAACCCGCAGATGCCCCCCTATGGCTCCCCCCAGTCAGCCTCTGCGCTGTCGCCCCGCCAGTCCTCCGGAGGACAGATTCATCCTGGGATGGCGCCATTTCAGAACAGCTCTATGAGTGGCTATGGGCCGCAGGGAGGACAGTACGGCCCCCAAG TGGGTTACCCCCGGCAGCCTGCTTATGGAAACATGCCCAACGCCAACTACCCAGGACCAGCAATGGGCTCCATGAACCCCATGGCAGGACAGGGTGGAGGGCCGCCATACGCTGGCATGCCTCCAGGAAGGATGCCTCCTAATCAGATGGGCGCACGTCCTTACGGTCCCAACATGGGGCCGAACATGCCTCCTAACATGGGCAACATGCCTCCACAGGTAGGCTCAGGAATGTGCCCGCCTCCAGGAATGAACAGGAAGCCCCAGGACCCGACGGCCATGCAGCATCCTTCCTCCAACTCCATGCTGAACAG GATGCCCGGTTATCCCAATATGTCTCAAGGCATGATGGGTTCTGGTCCACCATACAGCCAACCAATGAACAGCATGCCTGGAATGATGAACACTCCAGGTGGCTCACCCTATCCCATGGGGCCAAACATGGCCAACAACACAAGCG GGATGGCTGCAAGTCCAGAGATGAACAATAAGATGAATAACAAGGTGGATGGCAGTGGAACTCCCAAGCCAGAATCCAAATCTAAG AAGTCCAACTCTTCCACGACCACAAGTGAGAAGATCACACGCCTGTATGAGCTGGGACCAGAGCCTGACAGGAAGCTTTGGGTCGACCGTTACTTGGCTTTCGTTGAAGAGAAAGCCATGGGCATGACCAACCTGCCGGCCGTCGGACGCAAGCCCCTCGACCTCTTCCGGTTGTATATGTCCGTGAAGGAGATCGGGGGAATGACGCAG GTGAATAAGAATAAGAAGTGGCGTGATCTGGCCACTGCTCTGAATGTGGGCACGTCCAGCAGTGCTGCCAGTTCTTTGAAAAAACAGTACATCCAGTGTCTGTACGCCTTTGAGTGTAAAATTGAGCGTGGTGAAGACCCTCCCCCTGAGATTTTCACAGACAACAAGAAGAACCAGGCGGCTAAGGTGCAGCCACCCTCACCAG CGTCCCTCTGCTCCACAGCTGGGTCGGGCTCTCTGCAGGGTCCTCAGACACCCCAGTCCACGAGCAGTTCCATGGCTGAGGGGGGGGACCTTAAACCGCCCACTCCAGCCTCCACTCCTCACACACAAATGCCCCCCATGCCACCTGGGTCCAG GAGCAGCGTGAACCTGCAGGATCCCTTCTCCGATGGCAACGACCCTGCCTTCCCCAGGAAGAACATGACCCCCAACGCAACCTACCCGTCTGGCATGAACACACCGGACATGCAAGGCCGCATGGGACCCTACGAACCCAACAAGGACCCCTTTAGTAACATGCGGAAAG TGGGGGAGCAGTTTCTACCTGCCAGCCAGGGTCCCAACAGCATGGTGGgtgaccagcagcagcagcagccaccaCAGCAACAGCCTCCTTTCAGCAGAGGACCACCTGGGGCCATGGGCACAATGCCGATGGGGCCCCGGCAGCAGTATCCTTATGCACCAGGCTACGACAGGAG ACCGGAGCAGGGGATGGGCCCCGAGGCTAACATGGGATCAGGTGCTCCTCAGCCAAACCCGATGATGCCCGCCAACGCCGACGCTGGGATGTATTCACCAAACCGCTTCCCGCCGCAGCAGCCACG GCATGATTCCTATGGTAATCAGTATCCCGGGCAGGGGACGCCCTCTACTGGCTCCTACCCAAACCAGCAGCCTGGAAGTTACCCTCAGCAG AGTTACAAACGTTCCATAGAAGGAGTGTTCCCTCCATCAAAACGTCATGAGACGGAGTACAGCGGTTCCTTCCCCGGAGGGCAGCAAgcaccacagcagcagcagcaaggtgGCGCCTCTGCACCTCCTTCGGGACAGCAGGAGTCATTCAATCAGTACGGCGTAGGGAGCGGGCCGTACCCTGGCCCTGACCGCCGTCCCCCCGGACCCGGCAATCAATTCCCATTTCCCTTTGGTCGTGAACGAATGCAAGGAGCCTCCGGGCCAAATGCGCAGCCCAACATGCCCCCTCAGATGATGCAGCCAGGTGCTGAGGGCGCTCAGGGCGGCATGTGGCAAGGGCCTCGAGACATTAACTATCACAACTACCCTAACCGGCAGGGTGGGCCTGGTGGCCAACCACACGGTCCCGGGTATCCTGGTATGAACCGCTCAGAGGATATGATGTCATCAGAACAACGCATGAATCACGATGGCCAGTGGGGGGGTCAAATAGGCCCTCGGCAGCCTTCTTACGGTCCAGCTGGGCCTGGACAGCCTATGCCCCGTTCAGTTCAGTCCAACTACCAGCCCCCTCAGGGTGTGCAGAACCACATTCCACAGGTGCCCAGCCCGGCGTCCATACCCCGCCCCCTGGAAAACCGGACATCGCCTAATAAATCTCCTTTCATCCACGGAGTAATGAAGATGCAGAAGGCCGGACCCCCGGTGCCTGCATCCCACGTAGTTCCGCCTCCTGTGCAGTCGCCTCTAATAAGGAGAGACATGCCTTTTCCCCCTGGCTCTGTGgaagcttcacttcctgttctcaaaCCACGACGAAGACTCACCTTGAAAGAAATCG GAACTCCAGAGGCCTGGAGAGTCATGATGTCGTTAAAGTCTGGTTTACTGGCTGAAAGTACATGGGCTCTAGATACCATCAACATCCTCCTGTATGATGACAACAGCATCGCCACCTTCGATCTCAACACG CTGCCTGGCCTGCTGGAGTTGGTGGTTGAGTATTTCAGGCGTTGCCTCATTGAAATCTTTGGCATTCTGCGAGAGTATGAAGTTGGAGACCCTGGCCAGCGGACGCTGCTTGATCCGGATGCCTTGAAGCAAGACTTGGACAGCGTGGAAGTAGATGAACAACATCTTGAGGATATGGAACAGGAGGAAGCggatgatgaagatgaggaggaaACTGTGCGACCGCCTCATGTGAAAGAGGAGGAGCATCAAGTGCAGTGCTCTCGGGGTCGAGATGGGAAGACGGAAGACGACGAAAGGAAGAGCAAAGTTTCTTTATCTGACCAGGCGGCTTCATCGCTATGCCTACCTGCCCATGACAAACCCAAACAGGCCAGCAAGTTTGACAAGTTTCCCCTGAAGGTGGTACGAAAGAAGGACCCGTTTGTGGCTGCCCAGTCCAAAAATCACGGCAAAGTGCAAGAGTTTGACAGTGGGCTGCTTCACTGGAGCGCTGGAGGTGGAGACTCAACAGAACACATCCAGACTCTCTTTGAGCCACGCAAAGACTTCTTGGAATCACGAGAACGAATACCTTTGTCTACAGCCCTACTGATGCGGCGGGTCCCAGAAGGGGACGTACGGGAAAACGGTTTACCTACTGAGGAGGAAAATACGAaacctgaagaagaagaagagggacAAAAACAGACAGACTTGGAGAAAAATGGCTCCGTAGGGAGCAGCGACGAGGAGAGGCAATCAGATTCAGACGCAAAGCTTGCTGTAGGAGGTCCTACGAGTAATCAGGAGAATAGACCCATTCTTTCCTCTGGAAGTGTTTTAGCCCAAAAGGCACAGCCGTTTGGTACCATATTGGAGGATGAGCCCCACAGTAAGGATGAAGGGCCGCTTGTTACACTGGCCACCTGGCAGGATTCATTAGCGCGTCGCTGCGTTTGTGTCTCAAATATTATCCGCAGCCTCTCCTTTGTGCCGGGAAATGACCACGAAATGTCCAAACACCCTGGGCTGCTGCTAATGCTCGGGCGATTGATTCTTTTGCACCACTGGCACCCTGAGCGCAAACAGGCCCCCCTCACCTATGAAAAAGACGAGGATTCAGAAGAGGGAATGGGCCAGAAGGATGAGTGGTGGTGGGACTGCTTGGAGCTTCTGAGAGAAAACACGTTGGTCACATTGGCAAACATTTCAGGCCAACTAGACCTCTCTCTCtactcagaaagcatctgcttgcccCTGCTGGATGGCCTTCTGCACTGGGCAGTCTGTCCTTCAGCAGAGGCCCAGGACCCGTTCCCTACCCTGGGACCCCATAGTTCTTTGTCGCCCCAGAGACTGGTTCTGGAGACGTTAAGCAAGCTAAGCATCCAAGACAACAACGTGGACCTCATCTTGGCCACGCCACCCTTCGGTCGATTAGAGAAGCTCTATGGGAACCTGGTGCGGTTAATCGGTGACAGGAAGGTTGCGGTCTGCAGGGAGATGGCCGTAGTTTTACTTGCCAACTTGGCCCAGGGTGACACGATGGCAGCCCGAGCTATCGCTGTTCAGAAAGGCAGTGTGGGCAATTTGCTCGGCTTCCTGGAAGACAGTCTGGCTGCCACACAGCTTCAACAGAGCCAGAGCTCTCTTCTGCACCTACAAGGAATGCCCTTCGAGCCCACCAGCCCGGACATGATGCGGCGAGCTGCCCGGGCCCTGCTCGCCCTATCCAAGGTGGAGGAGAACCACTCAGAGTTCACACTACACGAGTCCCGACTACTCGACCTGTCCGTGTCTCCGCTAATGAACTCGCTGGTGTCTCATGTTATCTGTGATGTACTCTTTTTGATCGGCCAGTCATGA